The segment TGGTTGATTTATCTTCCTTGCAGGCccaggcaaaagcaaaagccaaaacCTACGAATTCCGCAGTGACTCTTCCAGGGGGATCCGGGTGCCGTATCCCGGCAGGTCCCCCCAGGAGCTGGGCTCCACGTCCCGGGCAAGGGAAGGactgagaaacatagccctggctccccagagcagctccagcaccagcacccccaaggCAGACAGCATCCGCGACCGGGTGATCCGCGTGGAGGAGAAACCCGGCGAGACCCCGAAAAAGAGAGGCCCGAAGCCCAGGAAGGAGCTTTACAAGGACCTGTCGGAGACTCTGGATGCCTCCAAGAGGAAACTGGGGGACCCGGGGGACAAGGTGGGGGACTACCTGAAGGCCAGGAAGATGGAGGAGGCGGCAGCGGGGGTGGCCAAGTTTGGCTCGGGACACAGCGTCATCCAGCTGGCCAGGCGGCAGGACCCCGACCTCCCCAGCGCGCTGCCCGGCCCCAACCGGGCCGAGGTGGGTGCCAAGCTGGGAGCCGCCGAGACGTACCCGCCCCGGCTGGCCAAGCACCGGGCGGACTTTCTGGACCCCAAGGGCCAGGGGGGGCTGGACCCCGGTGGGCCCAAGCTCCTGCATGGCGCGGTGAGCCCGGGCGCCGTGGGCAGCCTGTACCGCGATGGCGTGGGGGGCCAGGCGGGGCGGCCGTCCCTCATCGCCAGGATCCCCGTGTCCAGGATCCTGGGGGACCCCGAGGAGGAGTCCTGGAGCCCCTCCCTCAACAACCTGGAGAAGGTGGTGGTAACTGACGTGACCTCTAACTTTTTGACCGTCACCATCAAGGAGAGCAGCACGGACCAAGGATTCTTTAAAGAGAAGCGATGAGTTTGGCCGAGGTGGTGCTGGATTTTCCTCGCTCGCCTCCAGCCAGCAGCTTGGGTAGAGCTCGGGGGCCCccgctttgcttttttttttctttttttttctttttttttcctggaaaggaTTTAGAAACTGTCACAAATCCATTAACtcattctttttggttttgttttttttttttgttttccatgtctTACATTTCGTTGGAAAGATTATCTCTAGAGTTATATTTTCTATTAGATGTAAATatgttatttaagaaaaaatgcttatatatatatctatatatatttcAACTCTgagttgttttatttaaatggaGACAACAGTGACTGCTCAGTTGCTCTTGGAAAGGACAATAAAACTGAGAACTAACAGAGTTCACGCATCTGTTGCAGGAGCCGGTGTGCATAACGAACGATGTTCACAGCTCATTAtggtctgggtttttttaaggtgtTATTTTTCCTATGATGCTATGGATGGTGGAGGGGGACGGGCTGCTCCCTCGGAGGGCAGTGTGCCCTGATTTCTTGATTGTGATATAAGGTGTTGCTTGTACAATCAAGTGTGCTGTATCCAGAACTGTTGCCCTTGACAGTTAAAGTGAGCACTTGAATTTGCAGTATTGTTGGGGATGGGGTGTTTCCAGTCTAACGAAAAGATATGATGTTGTTACAGAGTCGGAgtggggaaaagcagaaatcCATAAAAAGGCTAAAACTGTTCTAGTGGAGTATTAACTTGAATTACCTTTTCttgtggaggaagaggaggtttGTGTGTGTAAGATTCCGAGAGGGGTGATACTGAAATGCACTTTAATAGAGTTGTCGTAGCCGTTGTGGGAGATGGGACTGAGCTGAGAATCCGTTTTCATTTTGTCTGGTCGCTTGATTCTGTTCCCCCACCCACTTAAAACAGAAGAATCATACCCGCCCTGCTTACAGTCCTGCAGTGGCGGCAGGTTGGAGGGCAGCGTGTCGCTGCCCCTGGTTAGATGCTTTAGAGCACTAGAGAAAgtgaattattaatatttttgtcccCGAACACAGTTCCCTTCAGACTGCTGGAAGACTCCAGAGAAAGTATTTTGTCATATCCACATCTCTGACAAATCCCAGAGCCACCTTTATGCATTCAAAGACAATAAATATTTCCGTTTTCTTCTGCCAGTTAAACAATAGCCAAAAGGCAAAGGAGTCCCGTGTGCGAGCAGCCCCGCTGACTCGGGTGCCGTTTTGTGGGTTATTTGCCCGTGATGTTTCTCCTGGGGTGGAGGACCCTGCCGCCACTCCCCTGGCCGGGCATGGCCATGGGCTCCATGGCTCCGAACAACGTGCAGGGGTTCCCTGGCTGGGTTGAGCAGCCGCCCTGGGGCTGCGGCCCCCCCACCCTGCTCAGCCTGGATGTGCAGCGGGACCTTCCCCAGGGCTGATGTTCGGTTGGGCTGGAGCAGGTGTCTTGGTCCTGACACGTTGCTCTGAGCATCACTGTGGGTTGGAAAGCACAAATCTGTCCGGCAGTGTCCCCGGGCTGGGCCAGGTCCCCTTTGTCCCTCCTCCCCGGCCGAGCTCCTGGGGGTGAAAGCACACGGGGCCCTTGCTCAGTCCATTCTCCATCCTACTCTTGGGACCTTTGTCAGCCGGCCCAGCAGGAGGATGCTCTGGGGGCTGTACAGAGGGAGCCATGGCTGTGAGttctggatttttgtttggtttgtttttattttttttttctgtgtttatttggttttgccttttttaattttttttcagcatattttgtaaaactgagatttttttaacttGGTTTGTATGAAGTTccaatgtgctggttttggtgctggtgcccaggggcagctgccATGGGCCATGTGCTGTCAGAGGGCCCGTCCTCCCGCTGCCGCTGTGCCAAGGCTGGAAGATGCTCCGCTGTGGAAAGCTCGGAGCCGCGCTCTGTCCTGCCAGACACGGTTGGGATCGCGTGTGCTTTACTCCAGCCCTGTGTGTACGTGTGCGTCCCGACACGCGTGTATATGGAGCAAAACATACATGTGGgtttatatgtgtgtatgtacatagCGACGTAtatactgagtgtgtgtgtgtgggtctGTGTGCGTGAATTATTTAAATCTAAGACTTGTACAAAAACGATTTGGCTAAATCTCAGTCTCAGAAGTGAAGCTTATCTACGTGTCTTCTGCCAGCCGTGAATGTCCATATGAGACCTGCTTTTTATGTGAGTTTAAATATATACTTTGTAAATAGAATCGTGTCTGTCTTCCCTTGTGGCCCTGGGATGAGGGGGGCGTGAGGCCAGGGGGTGCCCGGGAGCATCGCGGTGTGGGAGACGGGATCCCGACGGGGCGGGTGGACTCTCCCCTAGCGTGGGCAGGCGGGCTGGAGCCAGCACCCGACGGGGCGGGGGGAGTCCGGGCCGTCCCCCGGGGGTCCCGCGGTGCCCGGACAGGGTGGCAGCGGGCACGGCGTGCGGCTCCGCTCCGAGGAAcagccccggggccgccgctcCGCCCTTCCGACGGggcgggcagcgcggcggggGTGCGGGCCGGGTTCCGGGGAGCAGCGGCCGCCCCTGCCCGGCGGGTCCGGCTTTTGTATTCAAA is part of the Columba livia isolate bColLiv1 breed racing homer chromosome 18, bColLiv1.pat.W.v2, whole genome shotgun sequence genome and harbors:
- the CBX8 gene encoding chromobox protein homolog 8 isoform X2, whose product is MELSAVGERVFAAEALLKRRIRKGRMEYLVKWKGWSQKYSTWEPEENILDARLLAAFEEREREMELYGPKKRGPKPKTFLLKAQAKAKAKTYEFRSDSSRGIRVPYPGRSPQELGSTSRAREGLRNIALAPQSSSSTSTPKADSIRDRVIRVEEKPGETPKKRGPKPRKELYKDLSETLDASKRKLGDPGDKVGDYLKARKMEEAAAGVAKFGSGHSVIQLARRQDPDLPSALPGPNRAEVGAKLGAAETYPPRLAKHRADFLDPKGQGGLDPGGPKLLHGAVSPGAVGSLYRDGVGGQAGRPSLIARIPVSRILGDPEEESWSPSLNNLEKVVVTDVTSNFLTVTIKESSTDQGFFKEKR
- the CBX8 gene encoding chromobox protein homolog 8 isoform X1 gives rise to the protein MELSAVGERVFAAEALLKRRIRKGRMEYLVKWKGWSQKYSTWEPEENILDARLLAAFEESFGFFNTSREREMELYGPKKRGPKPKTFLLKAQAKAKAKTYEFRSDSSRGIRVPYPGRSPQELGSTSRAREGLRNIALAPQSSSSTSTPKADSIRDRVIRVEEKPGETPKKRGPKPRKELYKDLSETLDASKRKLGDPGDKVGDYLKARKMEEAAAGVAKFGSGHSVIQLARRQDPDLPSALPGPNRAEVGAKLGAAETYPPRLAKHRADFLDPKGQGGLDPGGPKLLHGAVSPGAVGSLYRDGVGGQAGRPSLIARIPVSRILGDPEEESWSPSLNNLEKVVVTDVTSNFLTVTIKESSTDQGFFKEKR